Part of the Labilibaculum antarcticum genome, TACGAAGTCAGATATTTTTGCGAAAAAGATTTGAAGAGTTGGGTGGCACCTACTTTCTGGGCGATAATGTAGAAGAAGGTACTCTCGAGAATAATAGACTAGTTGCTATTCATACTAAGAACCATGGCGATATCAAGCTTGAGGCCGACCACTTTGTTTTGGCAAGTGGAAGCTTTTATAGCAAGGGGATTGTTGCAACTCGCGAGAAGTTATACGAACCTATTTTGGGGCTGGATATTGATGGTGATACAGATAATGAAAAATGGCTGGATGAGAAATTCTTTAACGATCAGCCATATATGCATTATGGGGTTAAAACCGACAGCCATTTCCGTGCATTAATAAACGGTCAGCCAATAGAAAATTTATATGTAGCAGGTTCGGTACTTGGAGGGGCAAATGCCCTTAAGGAAGGAAGTGGAGCCGGAATCAGTGTACTTACTTCGCTTCATGTAGCTGAGCAAATTTTAAAATAAGGGGACGATGAAAAAGGAAAAAATTGAACCAATCAATATAAGCGAGAATAATTTTGAACAGTGTGTGAAATGTACGATTTGTACTGTTTATTGTCCTGTTCTGGAGGTAAATCCAGATTATCCGGGACCTAAGCAGTCAGGTCCGGATGGAGAACGATTACGATTGAAGGATGAAAATTTTTACGATGAGTCATTGAAATTATGCCTCAACTGTAAACGTTGCGAAATTGCTTGTCCGCACGGAGTGAAAATTGGAGATATCATTCAGCTGGCACGTATCAAATACAGCAAGAAAAAGCCAAAAATCAGAGATATGATTTTGGCCAATACTGATATTGTAGGAACCATGGCGAGCACTTTTGCACCCATTGTTAATCCAATTGTAGCCTTAAAGCCTGTCCGGCGGATAATGGATACAGTGCTGAAAATAGATCATCACCGTATGTTTCCGGAATATACAGGGATGAGATTTGAAACATGGTACCGCAAATATGCTGAAAAGAAACAAACTGATTTCAAGAAACATGTAAGCTACTTTCATGGGTGTTATGTGAATTATAATTTTCCTCAATTGGGTAAAGACCTGATTAAAATTATGAATGCTGCCGGTTATGGTGTTCATCTTTTGGAAAAGGAAAAGTGTTGTGGTGTCGCTTTAATTTCTAATGGTTTGATTAAACAGGCTACGAAACAGGCAAAACACAATGTTGAAGCCTTTAAAAAATCTATCGTTGACAAAAACATGCCGGTAATATCGACCTCTTCAACATGTATCTTCACCATTCGTGATGAGTATCCGCATTTGTTGGGGGTGAAGAATGAGGAAATACGTGATGAAAGTGAATTGGCTACAAGATTCCTGTTTCGTTTAATCGATTCAGGAAAGTTAAAATTGGTTTTCAAAGAGAATTACAAGAAACGCATTGCTTATCATACACCATGCCACATGGAAAAGTTGGGTTGGTCTATTTATTCAACCACATTGCTTAAAATGATACCGGGAATCGATTTTATGTCTCTTGAATCAAGATGCTGTGGTATTGCGGGAACTTACGGATTTAAGAAAGAAAATTACGAAACTTCACAGGGAGTTGGGAAACCACTTTTCGATCAGATAGATGGCTCAAATGTCGATTTTGTAGCGACTGATTGTGAAACCTGTAAGTGGCAAATTGAGATGTCAACCACTAAAAAGGTTCAACATCCAATTTCTATCCTTGCCGAGGCATTGGATGTAGAAGCTACAATGAAACTATGGCAAGAGTAAATTGCTTACTCATATTAAGCAGGTTGCGATATATAAAGCCAGCATCCATACTGATATGCAACCCATCAATAGCACACTTACATAGTTGTGTGGGTACAAGATTTGATTGTACAGGGAGTAAAGTATAAGTGGAAGTTTTAAATTTTAGGGTGGTATGTCACAATTATTGGATGTCTAAAATCCTTTGATTGTGGCATTTTTATTTTTTGTCAAGTAAAGGAGAGTTCTCAATATTCTGGATAACCGGTAAAAGTTGGGCCTGAGATTTTATTTAGCTGTTTTTTAGCTGCAATTTTAAGTTCATGAATATGTGAAATCGCAATCTTTCGAGGATGTAGATTTGACATTGAGTCCGGAGATCGGGACCCGTATAGTGAAGAGAGCGTTAAGAACAAAAAGCTGTTTAAGCGTAGCGAGTTCTTTTTATTCACATTTAAATTTCATAAATAGGAGTTCATGATCTCACAAGTTCGGTAGTTTAGCAATCGAACTAGTAACGGGTGATTGAGGACGTTGTCAATGATTTTTTGTTTCGCTTTTTATCCTAGTACCGAACGAAGTGAGATCATGAATACCCGTTAAAATTATGAATGAATCAAAAATTAAAAGCCCGTCTGGCTAAAGGACAAGCAAAAAATAATCAGGTTCACTCCTTTTATTGAAAATTGGTAACATTCGAAACCATCCTAAAATCAAGCTTCGACGATCCATCTTTTGCTATTCCGACGCAAACGCGAATTGCTTTCCAAATGTTTTCTTTACCTGCGCCGGTACTTACTGCCACATTAATATCCCAGGGTGGCATTCGCTGTGCTCATTTACCCCGGGCTATTATCTTTGAGCCCTTCAGGCTCGAGAAAAAAATGATAACAAAGGGACGAATGTAAAATATTTCCCTTTTTGAGTGTATATTATTACTTTAAATAATGATTCGTAATTGCAAGTAATTTTTCTTTTTTTATTGGTTTTGAAATAAAATCGTTGCAACCTGCATGCGTGGCTTCATCGCGCTCTTGTATGGCTGTGTAAGCCGTTTGTGCAATAATGGGTACGTGTTGGCGAAACTGTCTAATTTCTTTAGTCGCATCGATACCGTTTATTCCAGGCATTTTTATATCCATTAGAATTAAATCAATATGGTCATTTATTTTGCAGATATCTATTGCTTCTTCTCCATTTTTTGCGTGAATGATTGTTAAGTTATCGTCAAATTCAGAAAGGATAATTTCCAGATACATAAAGTTAACTTCTTCGTCTTCAGCCACTAAAATGGTGTGGTGCCTTTCTTCATTTAAATTTAAACTTTGATTATTCGTATTCCTATTTTTATCATTTTTGGGTTTTACAGGTTGGTATGGAATACTTAAATAAAATGTTGCCCCTTTTCCTTTTTCGGATTCTAAAGTAATATTGCCACCAAGAAGTTTCGCATTTTCGTTGGCGATAGATAAGCCTAATCCTAAGCCTCCAACAATTTGAGACATTTCTTTATCTTCTTGCGAAAATCGTTCAAAAATAAGTTTTTGCTTTTCGGGATGTACTCCAATGCCAGTGTCTTTTACATAGATTAGTAGATTGTTGTTTTGTAACTTACAGCCCAATTCGATAGATCCATTATCTGTAAATTTCAACGCATTTTCCAGTATATTACTAACAATTCTGTTCAATTTATAGGGATCTGTGAGTAGAGTAATTTCAATATCCGAAAGATCATTTTTTAAATATAATGGCGTCTTATTCATTTTTGCCTTCGTCTCGAATATTGTAAATAATTCCGATAAGAAATTATTTAAACACAATTCCTCTATTTGAGCCCGAGCCTGTTTTGTTCCTAGTTCTGAAATTTCAAGAATGTCATCGATGATTCTAAGCAGTTGATTGCCACTGTTCTGAATTATCTCGTTGTAATATTGTCGTTTTGAATCTGTAATATTTGGCTCATTTAATAAATCTGAAAATCCGAGAATTCCATTCATTGGTGTTCGAATTTCATGTGACATATTATTAATGAATTCAGTTTTTAGTTGGTCACTTTCTTCTGCTTTTTCTTTTGCCTTTTTAAGTTCTATTTCATTTTTTATTTGATCTGTAATGTCGCGGAATTCTACTACCCGAACATTTCTTCCTTGATAGGGGATTTGGCGGGCTTCCAATCGAATGGGATATTCTTCACCATTTTTACGTATTCCAATACTTTGATATGGCTTTTCGTATTCGTTTAAGATTTTTTGGAGAACAAGATCACGCTGATGCTCTGCGATTAGCAACAGCCCGTTCATTCCAATGAGTTCTTCGGTAGAATATCCCGATATTTTTGCAAGACCTTGATTGCAATCTAAAATTATTCCTTTGTCGTGTATGGCAATTCCTCCAAAGGAAGCATCATGAAGAGCTTTAAATCTTGATTCGCTTTTCTCTATTTTTTCTATTACATCTCGTAGTTCTTCATTTTGAGATTGATATTCTTCATTCAGAACCAGGTATTCTTCATTTTGTTCCTGAAGAAGAATCTCAGCGTCTTTCTTATCGGTAATATCTTCCACGCTCGACCAGATAAAATCCTGATTGTCTTTTTTGATTAGTTTCCCCTGTAATCGAATAGGAATTAATTTTCCTGATTTGTGAATGTATTCTTTTTCGTAGGGTCCATAAGTTCCAATCTTATTTAGCGAATCCAATTGAAGTTCTTCTTGTTTTGCATATTTTTTCGGAGTAATATCCCAATAGCTTAATTTCAAAGTTTCTTCGATAGTGTAACCTATGATATTTGCATAAGCTTGATTAACAACAACGAGTTCTCCTGTAAGTTTAGTCAGAGCTAAACCAATAGGAGATTCATTAAAAAGCATTTGGGTGTAATTGTCATTTTGTATTGCATTTTCATTTGCAAGAAGCAGTTCGTTGTACTTTTCAGTTAATTCTTTCGATTGTTCTGCTATTAACTCTTCTTTTTTTTGCTTTGTACTTATTTCTGCAGTGAACCATTTTCTAATTAGAAGGGTGAAAATAATAATAGCCGTTATGAGATTCAATATTTTTGGAATAAACACAATGTGAGCTTGTGATAAATAATTAAAAATCTCAATAGGAAGTAGTTTGGAAAGGGATGTAAACCAGGCGCCAAAGTAAACGCTTTCAAAAAGTGTTCGGAAAGCATCTATGGACAAAACAATAAGAAGTAATTTCAATAATTTATCCGATTGATCGATCGTTTTTGTTTTCCTAATGTAAAAAAAAAGGATGTAAGACCATATTAGTATTAAAATCCAATAGGTAACTGGTGTAATTAATTTGAAAAAATCGTCCATACTATCTGTTTCTTGTTAAGAAAGGAGTTTGTATACTGTAAGATATTCATTTAAAATTGAGAAATGACAATAATTGTCAAAAAGCTTGTTCAACAGGAGTTAGTCGTAGTTTCTGATTTTAATTGGCCAATTTTTTTTGTGACTTAGTATGTGGTTGTTCGGCTGCAGATAATTGGGAACGTTTTGTTCATTAGGCATTGTCGAAATAGATGTTAATCTTACTAAATACCCTGTTGTAATTATCCTGTGAATTATTTAATTTTTAGCCTGTTTATTTTATAGTACAGTTCTAAAACACGCATCGTTTATCGTAAATTAGATCATGTCTAAAAGCTAGACCGGCCTATTTCTTCAAGTCCAGTGCCATATATAATACTCCTCATTCTTATGGAATAAAAGTCTTACATAATATAAGGAATAGAGGCAAGTTAAAATAAAGTTGTGGTGATGTTTTCTATATCGTCTTCCATATTTACCCCTTTTTAAGCAAGCTAAAAACATATACAAAAACTAGACAATCAGAATTGTTTCTGTGTTGTACATGCAGTAAATGGGTGTGTTCAGAAGAGAGGTGTCATATACACCCCTTATCAGGAGTATTTTCAACATTACGAAACGAATAAAATTGGTTAAAATTACAAGTATTCATAAAAGAGAGAAGTCTTGACACTAAATTTTGACCGATAATGAGAATAAATAGGCAAGTTATTCTAGCATTTTTTGTTTTGCTAATGATAGGTAAAGTGGTTTCTGCTCAGCAACCAAACGTTCTTTGGATTTTAACTGATGATCATCGCTACGATGCGATAAGATCCTTTAACAAAATGCTTACGGGAAATGAAATGAGTGAGCTCGGTTATGTGGAATCTCCTAATGTAGATCGTTTAACCAAGATGGGAACCACATTCATCAACACGTATTGTCAGGCTCAGGGATGTGCACCTTCCCGTACATCAATGCATATGGGAAGATATCCATTTCGTTCCGGCGTATATGAGTTTGAATATTATAATAATAAAGCAGAGCATTGTAAACCAACATTACCAGAACAGATGGCCGGTTTGGGATATCAAACATTGCGTATTGGTAAGTTGGGCGTACGGATTAAGACCATTGAGAATGGGAAAGTTAAACCTATAGATATTTACCAAAATAATATTGATTTTAAGACTTTAAGAAAAGAAGGTTTTACAGGTTGGGGAAAAGATAATTTCAGCGAATTCGATGGGAAAAAATTAGAGAAACCGATTAAAGGTTTAGAATTCTTTGTGACTCCTGAAGGTGAGTTCAAGTACACCTCCTTAGAGTTAGAAAGGCAAAGACCAGAATATGCAGGCATGACTGAAAAAATAATGAAAAAATACGACATGCTTCGCCATTACAATAAGAAAAAAGGGAAACAGATCGATAATGGAATGATTCTTTCAGGAGTAAGCTCGCAACCTGCAGGAAAAACAAGAGATGGTTATTATTCGTCAATTTTTATTGATTATTTGAATAATGAAAAGCAAGAGTTTACAGTTGGCTCTCAAAAAATACATGGAATTGATCCTTCAAAACCGCAATTCTTTTATATCGGTTATGATTTTCCACACACACCAGTATTGCCTCCTGCAGATTATCGGGCACGTTTCCAAAAACACAAATACAAAGTTCCGGCGTTCGATGAAAAAGAACTGAAAACAATGCCAGCTCAACTAAGAAAGCAAGTATCGCATGGGTATTCTGATCATTTTACCGATGAGGAAAAACAAAAAATGATTCAGGATTATTATGCTTTTTGTGCTTATGGAGATAATTTAATTGGTCAATCTGCTGATGCTTTTATTGAATACAGCGAAAAAAATAATAAAAAATGGATGATTGTCTATGTGAATGGAGATCATGGTTGGAAGTTGAATGATCACGGTTCAGTATCCAAATTTACACCTTGGGATATAGATGCTCACAATCCTATTGTTGTGGTTTCTTCTGATAAAAAATCATACCCAGCAGGAAAAGTAGTTAGAGATTACACTGAATTCGTTGATATTGCCCCAACCATTCTTGCAGCAGGAGGAGCCAAGCTTACCAATAAAGAGTTCAACTATTTAGATGGTTTCGATATGGCAAAGATTGCTTCAGGAAAAGCGACTAAAAGAGACTATGTGGTTGGCGAAAGCCATGCGGTAACAGGGCCTCGTGCATTTATTCGCACCAAAGAGTATGTGTTTTCAATGCAGACACGTCCAAATAAAGTTCGAGGTAAGGATATGGATTGGGCTTGCAATGCCAGTTATGAGGATTTAGATCCGGCATTGTATTACATGCCTTCGGATCCTCATGAGGTGAACAATCTTGCTTTTGATAAAAAATACGAAAAAATCGCTAAGGCTATGAAGAAGAAGCTTATAGGTATTGTACTTGGCGATAACCGTGTAGAAGTAAAATGGGGCAAAAAGGCCGATGGTACTGAAGTGTATCGCAGTAATTTTGCACCGGGCTCAAACGATCATAAGTTAGATTTAAAATAATTAGCCTGACTTCATCGAGATTGGTGTGGAAATCAAAATATATAGAAATAAAATAATGAAGAGTACATTTTTTTTAACAAGCATTTTGTTGCTGCTTTTTGCTTCTCAAAATTTGAGAGCGCAAGAACGAGAAACCGATTTCAATTTCGACTGGAAATTTACTTTGCTTGAGGATACAAAAATACCTGAGCAAATTCCAATGACAGATAACACTTGGCGTGATGTTAGATTACCACACGACTGGAGTGTAGAATTTTCATTTGATGAAAAAATGGAAGGTTGTACTGGTTATTTAGCCGGTGGAGTTGGTGTTTATCAAAAGCATTTTAAAACGCCTTCTGATAAAAATCAGAAAAGTACTTTCATTTTATTCGATGGAGTTTATAATAATGCAACTTTCTGGTTAAATGGAGAACGTTTGGGAGAGAATCCTTACGGTTATTCTCCTGTTTACTTTGATTTGACATCATTTTTAAAAGAAAATGGAGAAGAGAATGTTCTAACTGTTCATGTGGATCATTCTCGTTATGCGGATAGCCGTTGGTACACAGGAAGTGGTATCTATCGAAATGTGAAGTTGATAACTGTAGATAAATTGCATATTCCTATATGGGGAACTTTTGTTACAACACCACAGGTTACTGCGGATGAGGCGACAGTACAAGTGGAAACCAAAGTGGTAAACTCTCGAAAAGGAAATAGTAAATTCACTCTTTCAACTGACATTTTCGATGCAGAAGGAAAAGTTGTCGCTTCTGATATAAAGGAATTGAAGTTGTCGGCTGGTAAAGAAACCAAAATTTCACAGGCGATTTCTGTAATTCAGCCAAATTTATGGGATACAGAGACACCAAATATGTACAAAGCTGTGTCAAAGCTAATGGTGAACAACAAAGTAGTTGATAAATACACCACACCATTCGGGAT contains:
- a CDS encoding hybrid sensor histidine kinase/response regulator, yielding MDDFFKLITPVTYWILILIWSYILFFYIRKTKTIDQSDKLLKLLLIVLSIDAFRTLFESVYFGAWFTSLSKLLPIEIFNYLSQAHIVFIPKILNLITAIIIFTLLIRKWFTAEISTKQKKEELIAEQSKELTEKYNELLLANENAIQNDNYTQMLFNESPIGLALTKLTGELVVVNQAYANIIGYTIEETLKLSYWDITPKKYAKQEELQLDSLNKIGTYGPYEKEYIHKSGKLIPIRLQGKLIKKDNQDFIWSSVEDITDKKDAEILLQEQNEEYLVLNEEYQSQNEELRDVIEKIEKSESRFKALHDASFGGIAIHDKGIILDCNQGLAKISGYSTEELIGMNGLLLIAEHQRDLVLQKILNEYEKPYQSIGIRKNGEEYPIRLEARQIPYQGRNVRVVEFRDITDQIKNEIELKKAKEKAEESDQLKTEFINNMSHEIRTPMNGILGFSDLLNEPNITDSKRQYYNEIIQNSGNQLLRIIDDILEISELGTKQARAQIEELCLNNFLSELFTIFETKAKMNKTPLYLKNDLSDIEITLLTDPYKLNRIVSNILENALKFTDNGSIELGCKLQNNNLLIYVKDTGIGVHPEKQKLIFERFSQEDKEMSQIVGGLGLGLSIANENAKLLGGNITLESEKGKGATFYLSIPYQPVKPKNDKNRNTNNQSLNLNEERHHTILVAEDEEVNFMYLEIILSEFDDNLTIIHAKNGEEAIDICKINDHIDLILMDIKMPGINGIDATKEIRQFRQHVPIIAQTAYTAIQERDEATHAGCNDFISKPIKKEKLLAITNHYLK
- a CDS encoding sulfatase-like hydrolase/transferase; translated protein: MRINRQVILAFFVLLMIGKVVSAQQPNVLWILTDDHRYDAIRSFNKMLTGNEMSELGYVESPNVDRLTKMGTTFINTYCQAQGCAPSRTSMHMGRYPFRSGVYEFEYYNNKAEHCKPTLPEQMAGLGYQTLRIGKLGVRIKTIENGKVKPIDIYQNNIDFKTLRKEGFTGWGKDNFSEFDGKKLEKPIKGLEFFVTPEGEFKYTSLELERQRPEYAGMTEKIMKKYDMLRHYNKKKGKQIDNGMILSGVSSQPAGKTRDGYYSSIFIDYLNNEKQEFTVGSQKIHGIDPSKPQFFYIGYDFPHTPVLPPADYRARFQKHKYKVPAFDEKELKTMPAQLRKQVSHGYSDHFTDEEKQKMIQDYYAFCAYGDNLIGQSADAFIEYSEKNNKKWMIVYVNGDHGWKLNDHGSVSKFTPWDIDAHNPIVVVSSDKKSYPAGKVVRDYTEFVDIAPTILAAGGAKLTNKEFNYLDGFDMAKIASGKATKRDYVVGESHAVTGPRAFIRTKEYVFSMQTRPNKVRGKDMDWACNASYEDLDPALYYMPSDPHEVNNLAFDKKYEKIAKAMKKKLIGIVLGDNRVEVKWGKKADGTEVYRSNFAPGSNDHKLDLK
- the glpC gene encoding anaerobic glycerol-3-phosphate dehydrogenase subunit GlpC, whose translation is MKKEKIEPINISENNFEQCVKCTICTVYCPVLEVNPDYPGPKQSGPDGERLRLKDENFYDESLKLCLNCKRCEIACPHGVKIGDIIQLARIKYSKKKPKIRDMILANTDIVGTMASTFAPIVNPIVALKPVRRIMDTVLKIDHHRMFPEYTGMRFETWYRKYAEKKQTDFKKHVSYFHGCYVNYNFPQLGKDLIKIMNAAGYGVHLLEKEKCCGVALISNGLIKQATKQAKHNVEAFKKSIVDKNMPVISTSSTCIFTIRDEYPHLLGVKNEEIRDESELATRFLFRLIDSGKLKLVFKENYKKRIAYHTPCHMEKLGWSIYSTTLLKMIPGIDFMSLESRCCGIAGTYGFKKENYETSQGVGKPLFDQIDGSNVDFVATDCETCKWQIEMSTTKKVQHPISILAEALDVEATMKLWQE